Proteins encoded in a region of the Populus alba chromosome 13, ASM523922v2, whole genome shotgun sequence genome:
- the LOC118040157 gene encoding steroid 5-alpha-reductase DET2-like gives MALLDQSFFHYSLLAYYLLGPPTFIALRFFQFPYGKHNRLGWGPTIPPPLAWFIMESPSILLPLILFPFGQHFTNPKALVLMSPYLLHYFHRTFIYPLRIYQSTSHQNTKTTIGFPLILTFNGFLTQALNTYIQARWVSHYKSDYDSDGGLFWWKFFGGLVVFLWGMRINMWADTALLVLKREGGGYKVPRGGWFELVTCPNYFGEIVEWLGWAVMTWSWAGFGFFLYTCSNLVPRACANHKWYLLKFAEDYPKNRKAVIPFFV, from the coding sequence ATGGCCTTGTTAGACCAGAGTTTCTTTCATTACAGCCTCCTAGCTTACTACCTCCTAGGACCCCCTACCTTCATTGCCCTAAGGTTCTTTCAATTCCCATATGGCAAGCACAACCGTCTAGGATGGGGCCCTACAATTCCTCCACCTTTGGCTTGGTTTATCATGGAAAGCCCCTCCATTTTGCTCCCCCTCATCCTCTTTCCCTTTGGCCAACACTTCACAAATCCCAAAGCTCTAGTTCTCATGTCTCCTTATCTCCTCCACTACTTCCACCGCACTTTCATCTACCCGCTTCGCATTTACCAAAGTACCTCTCACCAGAATACCAAAACCACAATTGGTTTCCCGCTGATTTTGACCTTCAACGGATTTTTGACTCAAGCATTGAATACTTACATACAGGCTAGGTGGGTTTCACATTATAAAAGTGATTATGATAGTGATGGAGGTTTGTTTTGGTGGAAATTCTTTGGTGGATTGGTGGTTTTTCTGTGGGGCATGAGGATTAATATGTGGGCTGATACGGCTTTGTTGGTTTTGAAGAGGGAAGGTGGTGGATATAAGGTGCCGAGAGGAGGGTGGTTTGAGCTGGTAACTTGTCCTAACTACTTTGGAGAGATTGTGGAGTGGCTTGGATGGGCAGTGATGACTTGGTCATGGGCtgggtttggttttttcctCTATACATGTTCTAACTTGGTACCTAGGGCATGTGCCAATCACAAATGGTATTTGCTGAAGTTTGCAGAGGATTATCCCAAGAATAGAAAAGCAGTGATCCCTTTCTTCGTTTAG